The Vescimonas coprocola genome includes a window with the following:
- a CDS encoding ROK family protein: protein MEYLGIPFSVKNVPCLQPDFLPFAPWRTAYLSQARQPFRIAVEGNGTVVYETRIRGGSPADLQYLERTIKLLLWSVGGWRVTLQGDGVLISQLGEIFSPHGSRAFDVAMMETVYGRPFCVEAAGERFPEPRPAARPIGGHLEGCRIGFDAGGSDRKVSAVVDGRTVYSEEVVWHPKTAADPQYHQREVLCALRTAAAHLPRVDAIGVSTAGIVRGDELMVSALLAAVPPERQQEGRTLYRRAAAAMGNVPLAVANDGDVTALAGYMSLGTGPVMGIAMGTSQAAGYVDAQGRVSGWLNELAFAPVDLAEAAPRDPWSGDTGVGGQYFSQDAVIRLAAAAGVPTDAALTPAQQLRQVQELARQGHPAARRIFRDMGVCLAHTLALYAEIYPLRHVMVLGRVASGIGGEWMTETCRRVLAEEYPQLPLEVLLPDDRFRRIGQSVAAASLPQVRP, encoded by the coding sequence ATGGAGTATTTGGGCATCCCGTTTTCCGTAAAAAATGTCCCCTGCCTGCAGCCGGACTTTCTGCCCTTTGCCCCGTGGCGGACGGCCTATCTGTCCCAGGCCCGCCAGCCCTTCCGCATCGCCGTGGAGGGGAACGGCACCGTGGTGTATGAGACACGCATCCGTGGCGGGAGCCCTGCCGATCTGCAATATCTGGAGCGCACCATCAAGCTGCTGCTGTGGAGCGTCGGAGGGTGGCGGGTGACGCTGCAGGGGGACGGAGTTCTGATCTCCCAGTTGGGGGAAATCTTCAGCCCCCACGGCTCCCGTGCCTTTGACGTGGCCATGATGGAGACGGTGTACGGCCGCCCATTTTGCGTGGAGGCGGCGGGGGAGCGCTTCCCGGAGCCCCGACCGGCGGCCCGCCCCATAGGCGGGCATCTGGAGGGCTGCCGCATCGGATTTGACGCCGGCGGCTCTGACCGCAAGGTCTCCGCCGTGGTGGATGGCCGCACCGTCTACTCCGAGGAGGTGGTCTGGCACCCCAAGACCGCCGCCGACCCCCAGTATCATCAGCGGGAGGTGCTCTGCGCCCTCCGCACGGCGGCGGCCCATCTGCCCCGTGTGGATGCCATCGGCGTCTCCACCGCCGGCATCGTCCGGGGAGATGAGCTGATGGTGTCGGCGCTGCTGGCTGCCGTCCCGCCGGAGCGCCAACAGGAGGGACGTACCCTCTACCGCAGAGCCGCAGCCGCCATGGGGAATGTCCCGCTGGCGGTGGCCAACGACGGCGATGTCACGGCGCTGGCGGGCTATATGAGTCTCGGCACCGGCCCCGTCATGGGCATCGCTATGGGGACCAGTCAGGCGGCGGGCTATGTGGATGCACAGGGCCGTGTCTCCGGCTGGCTCAATGAGCTGGCCTTTGCGCCGGTGGATTTGGCAGAGGCGGCCCCCAGAGACCCGTGGTCCGGTGATACCGGCGTAGGGGGGCAGTACTTTTCTCAGGACGCCGTGATCCGGCTGGCCGCTGCCGCAGGAGTTCCCACAGATGCGGCCCTGACCCCGGCTCAACAGCTGCGGCAGGTGCAGGAGCTGGCCCGGCAGGGCCATCCCGCTGCCCGGAGGATCTTCCGGGATATGGGGGTGTGCCTTGCCCATACGCTGGCCCTGTACGCTGAAATTTACCCGCTGCGCCATGTGATGGTGCTGGGCCGTGTGGCCTCCGGTATCGGCGGGGAGTGGATGACGGAGACCTGCCGCCGTGTGCTGGCGGAGGAGTACCCTCAGCTGCCGCTGGAGGTGCTGCTGCCGGACGATCGCTTCCGCCGCATCGGCCAGTCCGTAGCCGCCGCCAGTCTTCCGCAGGTGCGCCCGTAA
- a CDS encoding sigma factor-like helix-turn-helix DNA-binding protein — MGQLSAGERLLFYRKYYYLPSTAQIALELGLTERAVEGRLYRLKRQLRKLPGGDERS, encoded by the coding sequence CTGGGGCAGCTATCCGCCGGTGAGCGGCTTCTGTTTTACCGAAAATACTACTATCTGCCCTCCACCGCCCAGATCGCCTTGGAGCTGGGGCTTACGGAGCGGGCGGTGGAGGGCCGGCTATACCGGCTGAAACGGCAGCTGCGGAAATTGCCGGGAGGTGATGAGCGTTCCTAA
- a CDS encoding RNA polymerase sigma factor produces the protein MRYVIAPILRDPQEREERLSEVTMRVWEKIDVFQEERGSWNGWLTSLTRHTALNHARRISRHGGAEALSEDPPSPELTPEEALLRQERQTAL, from the coding sequence GTGCGATACGTCATCGCTCCCATTCTGCGGGACCCTCAGGAGCGGGAGGAGCGTCTTTCCGAGGTGACCATGCGGGTCTGGGAGAAAATCGATGTCTTTCAGGAGGAGCGGGGAAGCTGGAATGGCTGGCTGACCTCCCTCACCCGTCATACGGCGCTGAATCACGCCCGGCGGATCTCCCGGCACGGCGGGGCCGAAGCCCTGTCGGAGGATCCCCCCTCCCCGGAGCTGACGCCGGAGGAAGCGCTTTTGCGTCAGGAGCGGCAGACCGCCCTGTAA
- a CDS encoding GtrA family protein produces MKNKREWGRVLKFTLFSISAGAIEMASFALLNELLHGSYWPCYLIALTLSVLWNFTLNRKFTFQSANNVPQAMALVLLYYCAFTPLSTLLGSYLADTLHWNEYLVTFLNMVLNLVTEYVYDRLVVYRGAVDTARRPEEQPAEDCQ; encoded by the coding sequence ATGAAAAACAAAAGAGAGTGGGGCCGGGTGCTGAAATTCACACTGTTCTCCATCTCCGCCGGGGCCATCGAAATGGCCTCCTTTGCCCTGCTCAATGAGCTGCTGCACGGGAGCTACTGGCCCTGCTATCTCATCGCTCTGACCCTCTCGGTGTTGTGGAACTTCACCCTGAATCGAAAGTTCACCTTCCAGAGCGCCAACAACGTCCCACAGGCCATGGCGCTGGTGCTGCTGTACTACTGTGCCTTCACCCCCCTGTCCACCCTGCTGGGCAGCTATCTGGCGGATACCCTCCATTGGAACGAGTATCTGGTGACGTTTTTGAACATGGTGCTGAATCTGGTCACGGAATATGTCTATGACCGGCTGGTGGTGTACCGGGGCGCCGTGGACACCGCCCGCCGTCCGGAGGAACAGCCGGCGGAGGACTGCCAATAG